ATCTTATCCCAAACACTATATTAATCAAGTTAGCCTTTGCTTAGTCTAAAGGGGGTGTATGTACGCTTTCATGTGAACATCTGACGACGTGAAGTTTggtttaaatattttgagaaaaaataaaggtaatagaaaaaaatttcaaaaagggGAATGGAGCTTATGGCTCGCTTTCTAGAGCgatatttacattttgcACCGACAAACACCGAGCCTCCAGGGACATTAATTTGGTTTTTAGGACATTCTTACAAAATTGAAGATAGCCAATGGcctgaaaaatttttatacgACTCATTCTCTCTTATTACAATCACTTATCGTAGTGGTATTGAAGGGCTTGAAAATATGACATCTGACACCGGTTGGGGTTGTATGATTCGATCCACTCAGACACTATTAGCAAATTGTTTACGAATCTGCTATCCtgaaaaacaattgaaagaaatattgGCACTATTTGCTGATGAGCCTTCAGCCCCTTTTTCTATCCATCAATTTGTTACAATGGGCAAAACTTTGTGCGATATTAATCCAGGGCAATGGTTTGGACCTACAACATCTTGTTCTTGTGTTGCGTAAGTGTTTCTTGTTATTTAAATTGAGTTTTCTGGTCGATAAAAGAACAATTGATCTCTTCACATAGTTCGAATTTCTTCcgttcttttttatcctttttaaaaaaaagaagaaaaattttgaacgttttattttttttttggaattcaGTCAGTATGACATTTACTAACTTTTTGTTAAAGTCGATTAAGTGATCAGAACCCGGACGTCCCATTACACGTTTATGTTGCCAGGAATGGAAATGCTATATACCGAGATCAACTTTCAAAGGTCTCCTTTCctgttttacttttaattcCTACCCGTTTAGGAATTGATTCAATTAATGAATCATACTACGATCAGTTGCTTCAGGTGTTTGAAATTCGTTCATTTGTTGGCATCACTGGAGGTCGTCCAAGGTCTGCTCATTACTTTTATGCAAGACAAAATCagtactttttttatctgGATCCTCATTGTACTCACTTTGCTCACACTACCACCCAGCCTGCTTCCGAGGAAACTTTTCATAGTGCTACTTTACGAAGAGTAGCAATACAAGATCTTGATCCCTGTATGATCTTTGGGTTCTTAATTCgagatgaagaagaatggCATTCATTTGAAGCgaatcaaaaatattttgccGACATAGTTCAGATTTTCGACTCCGAACCTCAACCAGTCGAGACACATGATGATTTCGTTTTGGATGAGAATGTTGAAGATCATCTTTAATCCATTGTTTACTACTGTTtcaagttttatttataaatttgaaattataataCTAACGACTTCGCATTTATGACATATGTAATTATGAACTGACCCTAGTAGCATTTACGCTTTGGGTTTAGTAACTTAAtgaataattatttatccAACGTTTTTCAAGGAAATTTATTATCCCGGTTTCTTGAATTCCTTCTCCATCCCAAATCGGCTAAAgggatatttttttaatcgtTAA
This portion of the Schizosaccharomyces pombe strain 972h- genome assembly, chromosome: I genome encodes:
- the atg4 gene encoding Atg8 deconjugator Atg4 codes for the protein MELMARFLERYLHFAPTNTEPPGTLIWFLGHSYKIEDSQWPEKFLYDSFSLITITYRSGIEGLENMTSDTGWGCMIRSTQTLLANCLRICYPEKQLKEILALFADEPSAPFSIHQFVTMGKTLCDINPGQWFGPTTSCSCVARLSDQNPDVPLHVYVARNGNAIYRDQLSKVSFPVLLLIPTRLGIDSINESYYDQLLQVFEIRSFVGITGGRPRSAHYFYARQNQYFFYLDPHCTHFAHTTTQPASEETFHSATLRRVAIQDLDPCMIFGFLIRDEEEWHSFEANQKYFADIVQIFDSEPQPVETHDDFVLDENVEDHL